From Sphingomonas bisphenolicum, one genomic window encodes:
- a CDS encoding TonB-dependent receptor — MKILGVTTILAGLAGPAVAFAAEAAEQVAPDPAAIAAADDAGGGLTEIVVTATRSAQSIQKVPISMQALGAETLAERQVKGLSDFATLLPSVSFEGIGPGRNTAFFRGIVPAGGAYASVGYYLNDIPITGTEVPDIHAYDLERVEALSGPQGTLYGAGSLSGTIRLITNKPNLDKFEFGYDVEANKYGKGDFGGQLESYVNVPLSDTMAVRAMGYYRRDGGYIDNTFNNGTFNDGRPAVYNLGDNNPNTTYALSNAAIAKDDYNTIKEFGGRFQLLWQPVDGWDITPEITAQKQVSNGYFGYDPRVGDLEVHDYDQTRNDDRWYQAALSIHGHIGDWDVVSATGYFKRRTRTLNDYTYYTVTYDGFGAGYESYLQFFDNCTGTGAAQQCAMINPTQYYHADTHRNKFTQELRISTPKDWPFDVTIGGFYQRQKNELNTSYAIRGLDTITGYTATGGGDVAGGLIGVPAMYGIAYDEDGNPYFDTTDVINPNGNPLGTMLLGTQAVKGDAFYFVEQNQLYHDKAIFAEGHYNITPTLKLTGGIRYFWTDYKVKGFAGVAGSAAGVGCTTPLPDDERLTCINTNTNAADGTGRYKEDGETHKIAVDWQFQPDKMVYFNYSTGFRPGGYNRPLRIRSLGKIVDVAPFESEKLTNFELGVKTTWNNMFRFNAAVYYEKWNNIQYSVVVAGAQGAGMTGNAGKAVVKGIEYDADLKLGKFTFSTSGAYNDGKLKGDFCNFALNAAGDAIGQLSSCAPGVDVGANPPIPSVAAADGTRLPRQPKFKGNTSIRYDTYMGDYSAYIQGAALYQTGATQDLNVDSNALLGNTKGFVSFDFSGGIRKDNWSVTLFLQNAFDKRGQLTRNTFCSIDFCSGSSRTFTIKPQFFGIRFGQKF; from the coding sequence ATGAAGATTTTGGGAGTGACCACCATATTGGCCGGCCTGGCCGGGCCAGCCGTCGCCTTTGCCGCCGAAGCGGCGGAGCAGGTCGCACCCGATCCGGCCGCCATTGCCGCTGCCGACGATGCCGGTGGCGGCCTTACCGAAATCGTCGTTACCGCGACGCGCAGCGCGCAGTCGATCCAGAAGGTGCCCATCTCCATGCAGGCGCTGGGCGCCGAGACGCTGGCGGAGCGGCAGGTCAAAGGCTTGAGCGACTTCGCCACGCTGCTGCCGTCGGTGTCGTTCGAAGGGATCGGGCCGGGCCGCAACACCGCCTTCTTCCGCGGCATCGTGCCGGCGGGCGGCGCTTACGCCTCGGTCGGCTATTATCTCAACGACATTCCGATCACCGGTACCGAAGTCCCCGATATCCATGCCTACGATCTGGAGCGCGTCGAAGCGCTGTCCGGGCCGCAGGGTACGCTCTACGGCGCGGGATCGCTGTCGGGCACCATCCGCCTGATCACCAACAAGCCCAATCTGGACAAGTTCGAATTCGGTTACGACGTCGAAGCCAATAAATATGGCAAGGGCGATTTCGGCGGCCAGCTCGAATCCTATGTCAACGTGCCGCTGAGCGATACGATGGCGGTCCGGGCCATGGGCTATTATCGCCGCGACGGCGGCTATATCGACAATACGTTCAACAACGGCACGTTCAACGATGGCCGCCCGGCCGTCTATAATCTGGGCGACAACAATCCCAACACCACCTACGCGCTGAGCAACGCCGCGATCGCCAAGGATGATTATAACACGATCAAGGAATTTGGCGGCCGCTTCCAGTTGCTGTGGCAGCCGGTCGATGGATGGGACATCACGCCGGAAATCACCGCGCAGAAACAGGTGTCGAACGGCTATTTCGGCTATGACCCGCGCGTCGGCGACCTGGAAGTCCATGATTATGACCAGACCAGGAATGACGACCGCTGGTATCAGGCGGCGCTGTCGATCCATGGCCATATCGGGGACTGGGACGTCGTGTCCGCGACCGGTTATTTCAAGCGCCGTACCCGCACGCTGAATGACTATACCTATTATACCGTCACCTATGACGGCTTCGGCGCGGGCTATGAAAGCTATCTGCAGTTTTTCGACAATTGCACCGGAACGGGCGCGGCGCAGCAATGCGCGATGATCAACCCGACCCAATATTATCATGCCGATACGCATCGCAACAAGTTCACGCAGGAACTGCGCATTTCCACGCCCAAGGACTGGCCGTTCGACGTCACGATCGGCGGTTTCTACCAGCGGCAGAAGAATGAGCTGAACACCAGTTACGCCATTCGCGGGCTGGATACGATCACCGGCTATACCGCGACCGGCGGCGGCGATGTCGCGGGCGGATTGATCGGTGTGCCCGCGATGTACGGCATCGCCTATGACGAGGACGGCAATCCCTATTTCGACACGACCGACGTCATCAATCCGAACGGCAATCCGCTCGGCACGATGTTGCTCGGGACGCAGGCGGTGAAGGGCGACGCCTTCTACTTCGTCGAGCAGAACCAGCTCTATCATGACAAGGCGATCTTCGCCGAAGGCCATTATAACATCACGCCCACGCTGAAACTGACCGGCGGCATCCGTTATTTCTGGACCGACTATAAGGTGAAGGGCTTTGCCGGCGTCGCCGGATCGGCGGCCGGCGTGGGCTGTACGACGCCCCTGCCCGACGACGAGCGCCTGACCTGTATCAACACAAACACCAATGCAGCCGACGGCACCGGCCGTTACAAGGAGGATGGCGAGACCCACAAGATCGCGGTCGACTGGCAGTTTCAGCCCGACAAGATGGTCTATTTCAATTATTCGACCGGTTTCCGACCCGGTGGGTACAACCGGCCGCTGCGCATCCGCAGCCTGGGCAAGATCGTGGACGTCGCCCCGTTCGAATCGGAAAAGCTGACCAATTTCGAGCTGGGCGTGAAGACCACATGGAACAATATGTTCCGCTTCAACGCCGCTGTCTATTACGAGAAATGGAACAATATCCAGTATAGTGTCGTGGTCGCGGGCGCGCAGGGTGCGGGGATGACCGGCAATGCGGGCAAGGCGGTGGTCAAGGGCATCGAATATGATGCCGACCTGAAACTGGGCAAGTTCACCTTCTCCACCTCCGGCGCGTATAATGACGGCAAGTTGAAGGGGGACTTCTGCAACTTTGCGTTGAATGCAGCCGGGGACGCGATCGGGCAACTTAGCAGTTGCGCGCCGGGTGTCGATGTTGGCGCAAATCCGCCGATCCCGTCCGTCGCCGCCGCCGACGGCACACGCCTGCCGCGCCAGCCCAAGTTCAAGGGCAATACATCGATCCGCTACGACACCTATATGGGCGATTACAGTGCCTATATTCAGGGCGCGGCGCTCTACCAGACCGGCGCGACGCAGGACCTGAACGTCGACAGCAATGCGCTGCTGGGCAACACCAAGGGCTTCGTCAGCTTCGATTTTTCCGGCGGGATCAGGAAGGATAATTGGAGCGTGACCCTGTTTCTGCAGAACGCCTTCGACAAGCGGGGGCAACTGACCCGGAACACCTTCTGCTCGATCGACTTCTGTTCGGGATCGTCGCGTACCTTCACGATCAAGCCGCAGTTTTTCGGCATCCGCTTCGGCCAGAAATTCTGA
- a CDS encoding tetratricopeptide repeat-containing sulfotransferase family protein has protein sequence MHPVSTAAGTIDRPPPSSWASAQAAAAAGDHARAIALLESLLRQQPALAPGWFLLSTQLRQIGREQDAWRADLSGVHASSRDRILLEAAMAMNAGDLDTAAARIAGRDDPPAVRMAGEIQWRRGDMSAALALVERAVALAPGFDLARDFLIRLLLQNNRLADALDHADILAASPMKHPGYDLIRASVLVRLGDQDGARAIYERLLALKPDQPQVWQNLGHALKTLGRQEDAVHAYRQAVAHQPTMGEAWWSLANLKTVQLDAPDIATMERALATLAPDRATRQEDIFHLHFSLGKALEDAGEDEAAFGHYDRGNRLRRTMIRHDAAEFSAEVAAARDAFTSAFFAAQGTGGCTASDPIFIVGLPRAGSTLVEQILSSHSMVEGTMELPEMMMIASRLQSRVDEGEFPDFAAMIASLTPADRLRLGEEYIDRTRIHRHTDRPHFIDKMPNNWQHVGLIRLILPNAHIIDARRHPMACGYSAWKQHFARGQAFSYDLTDIGLYYRDYVALMTAFDAAAPGRVHPVLYEQMVADTPGEVARLLAHLDLPFEQACLAFWTNKRAVRTASSEQVRQPIFTDGVDHWHRFARWLEPLERALGAALRNWDR, from the coding sequence ATGCACCCTGTTTCGACCGCTGCCGGCACGATCGATCGCCCGCCCCCTTCGTCCTGGGCGTCGGCGCAGGCCGCGGCCGCGGCGGGCGATCACGCCCGCGCCATCGCCCTGCTGGAAAGCCTGCTGCGGCAACAGCCCGCTCTGGCCCCCGGCTGGTTCCTGCTCTCGACGCAGTTGCGCCAGATCGGGCGGGAACAGGACGCCTGGCGCGCCGACCTGTCGGGCGTCCACGCCTCGTCCCGCGACCGCATCCTGCTCGAAGCGGCCATGGCGATGAACGCGGGTGATCTCGACACCGCCGCCGCGCGCATCGCCGGACGCGACGATCCGCCCGCGGTGCGCATGGCCGGCGAAATCCAGTGGCGGCGCGGCGACATGAGCGCGGCGCTGGCACTGGTCGAACGCGCCGTCGCGCTTGCCCCCGGCTTCGACCTGGCGCGCGACTTCCTCATCCGCCTGCTGCTCCAGAACAACCGGCTGGCCGACGCGCTGGACCATGCCGACATCCTCGCCGCCTCGCCGATGAAGCATCCCGGCTACGACCTGATCCGCGCCTCCGTGCTGGTGCGGCTGGGCGATCAGGACGGCGCCCGCGCGATCTACGAACGGCTGCTCGCCCTCAAGCCCGACCAGCCACAGGTCTGGCAGAATCTGGGCCATGCGCTCAAGACGCTGGGGCGGCAGGAGGACGCCGTCCACGCCTATCGCCAGGCGGTGGCGCACCAGCCGACCATGGGCGAAGCCTGGTGGAGCCTCGCCAACCTCAAGACGGTGCAACTGGACGCGCCCGACATCGCGACGATGGAACGCGCGCTCGCCACCCTCGCCCCCGATCGGGCGACCCGGCAGGAGGACATCTTCCACCTCCATTTCTCGCTGGGCAAGGCGCTGGAGGATGCGGGCGAGGACGAAGCCGCCTTTGGCCATTACGACCGGGGCAACCGCCTCCGCCGCACGATGATCCGCCACGACGCCGCCGAATTTTCCGCCGAAGTCGCCGCGGCGCGCGATGCCTTCACCAGCGCCTTTTTCGCCGCCCAAGGCACTGGCGGATGCACGGCGTCGGACCCGATCTTCATCGTCGGCCTGCCGCGCGCGGGATCGACGCTGGTCGAACAGATTCTCTCCAGCCACAGCATGGTCGAAGGCACGATGGAGTTGCCGGAGATGATGATGATCGCCAGCCGCCTCCAATCGCGCGTGGACGAGGGCGAATTTCCCGATTTCGCCGCGATGATCGCCTCCCTCACTCCCGCCGACCGGCTTCGGCTGGGCGAGGAATATATCGACCGCACCCGCATCCACCGCCACACCGACCGGCCGCACTTCATCGACAAGATGCCCAACAACTGGCAGCATGTCGGCCTGATTCGGCTGATCCTGCCCAACGCCCACATCATCGACGCCCGCCGCCATCCCATGGCCTGCGGCTACTCGGCCTGGAAACAGCATTTCGCCCGCGGCCAGGCATTCAGCTACGACCTGACCGACATCGGCCTCTATTATCGCGACTATGTCGCCCTTATGACCGCCTTCGACGCCGCCGCGCCTGGCCGGGTCCATCCTGTCCTCTACGAACAGATGGTCGCCGACACGCCGGGCGAGGTCGCGCGCCTGCTCGCCCATCTCGACCTGCCGTTCGAACAGGCCTGTCTCGCCTTCTGGACCAACAAGCGCGCGGTGCGGACCGCCAGCAGCGAACAGGTGCGCCAGCCCATCTTCACCGACGGGGTCGACCATTGGCATCGCTTCGCCCGCTGGCTGGAACCGCTGGAACGGGCATTGGGGGCCGCCTTGCGCAACTGGGATCGCTGA
- the lptB gene encoding LPS export ABC transporter ATP-binding protein, translated as MDDVMTPERTAQRPQIPQEVSDGLSVISIAKSYDKRVVLSDVSLTVGKGEVVGLLGPNGAGKTTCFYSVMGLVRPDHGRIVLDGQDITNLPMYRRAILGLGYLPQETSIFRGMTVAQNISAVLELAEPDKSARDARLEQLLDEFGLARLRDSAAMALSGGERRRCEIARALAANPSIVLLDEPFAGIDPLSIADIRDLVKDLKTRGIGVLITDHNVRETLEIVDRACIIYDGQVLFAGNPTELVANADVRRLYLGENFQL; from the coding sequence ATGGACGACGTGATGACCCCGGAACGGACGGCGCAACGCCCGCAAATCCCGCAGGAAGTGAGCGACGGCCTGTCGGTCATCTCGATCGCCAAAAGCTATGACAAGCGCGTCGTCCTCTCCGACGTGTCGCTGACCGTGGGCAAGGGCGAAGTCGTCGGCCTGCTCGGCCCCAACGGCGCGGGCAAGACGACCTGCTTCTATTCGGTCATGGGCCTCGTCCGTCCCGATCATGGCCGCATCGTGCTGGACGGGCAGGACATCACCAACCTGCCCATGTATCGCCGCGCGATATTGGGCCTGGGCTATCTGCCGCAGGAAACGTCGATCTTCCGCGGCATGACGGTCGCGCAGAATATCAGCGCCGTGCTGGAACTGGCCGAGCCGGACAAGTCCGCCCGCGACGCCCGGCTGGAACAGTTGCTCGACGAATTCGGCCTCGCCCGGCTGCGCGATTCGGCGGCGATGGCGCTGTCGGGCGGCGAACGCCGTCGCTGCGAAATCGCCCGCGCGCTGGCCGCCAACCCGTCGATCGTACTGCTGGACGAGCCTTTCGCGGGCATCGATCCGCTGTCGATCGCCGACATTCGCGATCTGGTGAAGGATTTGAAGACGCGCGGCATCGGCGTCCTCATCACCGACCATAATGTGCGCGAGACGCTGGAAATCGTCGACCGCGCCTGCATCATCTATGACGGCCAGGTCCTGTTCGCGGGCAACCCCACCGAACTGGTCGCCAATGCCGACGTCCGCCGCCTCTATCTGGGCGAGAATTTCCAGCTTTGA